One genomic segment of Arachis duranensis cultivar V14167 chromosome 4, aradu.V14167.gnm2.J7QH, whole genome shotgun sequence includes these proteins:
- the LOC107482746 gene encoding glyoxylase I 4 isoform X2, whose product MASPLPLLSLNHVSFVCKSVTESVQFYEDVLGFVLIKRPSSFKFQGAWLFNYGIGIHLLESDMVPVETRTINPKENHISFQCTDMSVIMKKLDEMNIKYVSAVVEDGGVQVDQIFFHDPDGYMIEICNCQNLPVLPISSPCPLKKHGEKRTLNNNCSAEEAIMMMDNLVMDMLKISI is encoded by the exons ATGGCAAGTCCACTGCCTCTGCTTTCACTGAACCACGTCTCATTCGTGTGTAAGAGTGTGACTGAATCAGTTCAGTTCTACGAGGATGTCTTGGGCTTTGTCCTCATTAAGCGcccttcttctttcaaattccAAGGGGCCTG GTTATTCAACTACGGAATCGGAATCCACCTGCTTGAGTCAGATATGGTTCCGGTGGAGACAagaaccataaacccaaaagaGAATCATATATCGTTTCAGTGCACTGACATGAGTGTGATAATGAAGAAACTGGATGAGATGAACATAAAGTATGTGAGTGCAGTTGTGGAAGATGGTGGAGTCCAAGTAGATCAGATATTCTTTCATGATCCTGACGGTTACATGATTGAAATCTGTAACTGCCAGAACCTCCCTGTTCTTCCAATTTCCTCACCATGTCCTCTGAAGAAGCATGGAgaaaaaagaacattgaacaaCAACTGCTCTGCAGAAGAAGCAATCATGATGATGGATAATTTGGTGATGGATATGTTGAAGATTTCAATATGA
- the LOC107482745 gene encoding probable ion channel SYM8 isoform X1 encodes MRENSRDDDGGSKQLKKPPLKKTKTVPASSTTHLRVSVENAIAVEEQWNFPSFLGTKPRRRRPSPNNLDFSKSLPSRFDPPPPPHPSSPPSPPPPIPPLTSDTSSRRPQHHNRSPFFYLLFVTCIIFVPHSAYLQYRLAKLEHDKLHMCCEISSCSGIGRTPVEENVGSFSYILNADSRTIALYIVMLTLILPFLLYKYLDYLPRMINFLRRTNNNKEDVPLKKRIAYMVDVFFSIYPYAKLLALLFATLFLIGFGGLALYAVTGGSFAEALWHSWTYVADSGNHAETEGTGQRIVSVSISSGGMLIFAMMLGLVSDAISEKVDSLRKGKSEVIERNHILILGWSDKLGSLLKQLAIANKSVGGGVIVVLAEKEKEEMEMDIARLEFDFMGTSVICRSGSPLILADLKKVSVSKARAIIVLASDENADQSDARALRVVLSLTGVKEGLRGHVVVEMSDLDNEPLVKLVGGELIETVVAHDVIGRLMIQCALQPGLAQIWEDILGFENAEFYIKRWPELNGFCFRDVLLSFPEAVPCGIKVAADGGKIVINPDDNYVLRDGDEVLVIAEDDDTYAPGPLQEVRKGFYPRKSDPPKFPEKILFCGWRRDIDDMIMVLEAFLAPGSELWMFNEVPEKERENKLIDGGLDVSALVNIKLVHREGNAVIRRHLESLPLETFDSILILADESVEDSVAHSDSRSLATLLLIRDIQSRRLPCKDSTSSLRLSGFSHSSWIREMQQASDKSIIISEILDSRTRNLVSVSRISDYVLSNELVSMALAMVAEDKQINRVLEELFAEEGNEMCIKPAEFYLYDQEEICFYDIMIRGRLRREIVIGYRLADEDRAIINPSGKSVLRKWSAGDVFVVIASGD; translated from the exons ATGCGAGAGAACAGTAGGGATGATGATGGAGGTTCAAAGCAGCTGAAGAAGCCTCcattgaagaaaacaaagactGTGCCTGCTTCTTCAACAACGCATCTCAGAGTGTCAGTTGAGAATGCGATCGCAGTTGAGGAGCAATGGAACTTCCCTTCCTTTCTTGGTACCAAGCCAAGGAGGAGGCGCCCTTCCCCTAACAACCTCGATTTCTCCAAATCACTCCCTTCCCGCTTCGAtccccctcctcctcctcatccttCATCGCCGCCATCACCACCACCTCCGATACCACCACTCACTTCCGATACCAGCTCCAGGAGACCGCAACACCACAACCGCTCTCCCTTCTTCTATCTG CTTTTCGTCACTTGTATTATTTTCGTGCCTCATTCAGCTTATCTACAGTATAGGCTTGCAAAACTAGAG CATGACAAACTTCACATGTGCTGTGAAATTAGTTCTTGTTCCGGCATTGGAAGAACTCCTGTAGAGGAAAACGTTGGCTCATTTTCTTATATACTGAATGCAGACAGTAGAACAATTGCATTGTACATTGTGATGCTCACACTCATTTTGCCTTTTCTGCTGTACAAATATCTTGATTACCTTCCTCGAATGATCAATTTCTTGAGGAGAACAAACAATAACAAGGAGGATGTACCattaaagaaaagaattgccTATATGGTAGATGTATTTTTCTCCATATATCCTTATGCCAAGCTCCTTGCCCTTCTCTTTGCAACTCTGTTTCTCATAGGGTTTGGTGGTTTGGCATTATATGCCGTAACCGGTGGTAGTTTTGCTGAAGCACTTTGGCATTCTTGGACATATGTAGCTGACTCTGGAAATCATGCCGAAACAGAAGGGACGGGCCAGAGGATCGTATCTGTCTCAATTAGTTCGGGCGGCATGCTCATATTTGCTATGATGCTTGGGCTTGTTTCGGATGCTATATCAGAGAAGGTTGATTCACTCAGGAAAGGGAAGAGTGAAGTGATTGAAAGAAACCACATACTCATTCTTGGCTGGAGTGACAAATTG GGATCACTTTTGAAGCAGTTAGCAATAGCAAATAAGAGTGTTGGTGGTGGTGTTATTGTGGTTCTtgcagaaaaagaaaaggaggaaaTGGAAATGGATATAGCAAGACTAGAATTTGATTTCATGGGGACTTCTGTAATATGTAGAAGTGGCAGTCCTCTTATACTGGCCGATCTAAAGAAG GTTTCAGTTTCAAAGGCACGCGCAATCATTGTATTAGCTTCAGATGAAAATGCTGATCAG AGTGATGCACGAGCTTTGAGAGTTGTTCTCAGCCTCACAGGTGTAAAGGAAGGCTTAAGAGGCCATGTTGTTGTGGAGATGAGTGATCTTGATAATGAACCCCTAGTGAAACTTGTTGGTGGAGAACTCATTGAAACAGTTGTTGCACATGATGTAATCGGACGCTTGATGATTCAGTGTGCTCTACAACCTGGCCTTGCCCAG ATATGGGAGGACATACTGGGATTTGAGAATGCAGAGTTCTACATCAAAAGGTGGCCTGAATTGAATGGTTTTTGCTTCAGAGATGTATTACTTTCATTTCCTGAAGCAGTACCATGTGGGATTAAGGTTGCAGCAGATGGGGGGAAGATTGTCATAAATCCGGATGATAATTATGTTCTGAGAGATGGGGATGAAGTCCTTGTCATAGCGGAGGACGATGACACATATGCTCCAGGTCCTCTTCAAGAG GTACGGAAGGGCTTCTACCCTAGGAAATCTGATCCACCTAAGTTTCCCGAGAAGATATTATTCTGTGGCTGGCGCCGTGATATTGATGATATGATCATG GTTTTGGAAGCATTCTTGGCTCCTGGTTCGGAACTCTGGATGTTCAATGAGGTTcctgaaaaagaaagagagaataaGCTCATTGATGGAGGACTTGATGTTTCTGCGCTAGTGAACATAAAGCTGGTCCACAGGGAGGGAAATGCTGTCATTAGGCGGCACCTGGAGTCTCTTCCATTGGAGACTTTTGATTCT ATTCTTATTCTTGCAGATGAATCAGTGGAGGACTCTGTTGCCCATTCTGACTCGAGATCTTTAGCTACACTTCTACTAATTCGTGACATACAG TCAAGACGACTTCCATGCAAAGACTCAACATCGTCTTTAAGGTTATCGGGGTTCTCTCACAGCTCTTGGATCCGCGAAATGCAGCAAGCTTCAGATAAATCAATTATAATCAGTGAAATCTTGGATTCTAGGACTAGAAATCTGGTGTCTGTGTCCAGAATCAGTGACTATGTGTTATCAAATGAGCTGGTTAGCATGGCACTTGCTATGGTGGCTGAAGACAAGCAAATCAACCGTGTTCTTGAGGAGTTATTCGCAGAGGAG GGGAATGAGATGTGCATCAAACCAGCAGAATTCTATTTGTATGACCAGGAAGAAATATGTTTCTATGACATAATGATCAGAGGTCGTTTAAGAAGGGAGATTGTTATTGGTTATCGCCTAGCTGACGAAGATCGGGCGATTATCAACCCTTCCGGGAAGTCAGTTCTCAGAAAATGGTCTGCAGGTGATGTTTTTGTCGTTATAGCATCAGGTGATTGA
- the LOC107482745 gene encoding probable ion channel SYM8 isoform X2, with amino-acid sequence MRENSRDDDGGSKQLKKPPLKKTKTVPASSTTHLRVSVENAIAVEEQWNFPSFLGTKPRRRRPSPNNLDFSKSLPSRFDPPPPPHPSSPPSPPPPIPPLTSDTSSRRPQHHNRSPFFYLLFVTCIIFVPHSAYLQYRLAKLEHDKLHMCCEISSCSGIGRTPVEENVGSFSYILNADSRTIALYIVMLTLILPFLLYKYLDYLPRMINFLRRTNNNKEDVPLKKRIAYMVDVFFSIYPYAKLLALLFATLFLIGFGGLALYAVTGGSFAEALWHSWTYVADSGNHAETEGTGQRIVSVSISSGGMLIFAMMLGLVSDAISEKVDSLRKGKSEVIERNHILILGWSDKLGSLLKQLAIANKSVGGGVIVVLAEKEKEEMEMDIARLEFDFMGTSVICRSGSPLILADLKKVSVSKARAIIVLASDENADQSDARALRVVLSLTGVKEGLRGHVVVEMSDLDNEPLVKLVGGELIETVVAHDVIGRLMIQCALQPGLAQIWEDILGFENAEFYIKRWPELNGFCFRDVLLSFPEAVPCGIKVAADGGKIVINPDDNYVLRDGDEVLVIAEDDDTYAPGPLQEVRKGFYPRKSDPPKFPEKILFCGWRRDIDDMIMVLEAFLAPGSELWMFNEVPEKERENKLIDGGLDVSALVNIKLVHREGNAVIRRHLESLPLETFDSMNQWRTLLPILTRDL; translated from the exons ATGCGAGAGAACAGTAGGGATGATGATGGAGGTTCAAAGCAGCTGAAGAAGCCTCcattgaagaaaacaaagactGTGCCTGCTTCTTCAACAACGCATCTCAGAGTGTCAGTTGAGAATGCGATCGCAGTTGAGGAGCAATGGAACTTCCCTTCCTTTCTTGGTACCAAGCCAAGGAGGAGGCGCCCTTCCCCTAACAACCTCGATTTCTCCAAATCACTCCCTTCCCGCTTCGAtccccctcctcctcctcatccttCATCGCCGCCATCACCACCACCTCCGATACCACCACTCACTTCCGATACCAGCTCCAGGAGACCGCAACACCACAACCGCTCTCCCTTCTTCTATCTG CTTTTCGTCACTTGTATTATTTTCGTGCCTCATTCAGCTTATCTACAGTATAGGCTTGCAAAACTAGAG CATGACAAACTTCACATGTGCTGTGAAATTAGTTCTTGTTCCGGCATTGGAAGAACTCCTGTAGAGGAAAACGTTGGCTCATTTTCTTATATACTGAATGCAGACAGTAGAACAATTGCATTGTACATTGTGATGCTCACACTCATTTTGCCTTTTCTGCTGTACAAATATCTTGATTACCTTCCTCGAATGATCAATTTCTTGAGGAGAACAAACAATAACAAGGAGGATGTACCattaaagaaaagaattgccTATATGGTAGATGTATTTTTCTCCATATATCCTTATGCCAAGCTCCTTGCCCTTCTCTTTGCAACTCTGTTTCTCATAGGGTTTGGTGGTTTGGCATTATATGCCGTAACCGGTGGTAGTTTTGCTGAAGCACTTTGGCATTCTTGGACATATGTAGCTGACTCTGGAAATCATGCCGAAACAGAAGGGACGGGCCAGAGGATCGTATCTGTCTCAATTAGTTCGGGCGGCATGCTCATATTTGCTATGATGCTTGGGCTTGTTTCGGATGCTATATCAGAGAAGGTTGATTCACTCAGGAAAGGGAAGAGTGAAGTGATTGAAAGAAACCACATACTCATTCTTGGCTGGAGTGACAAATTG GGATCACTTTTGAAGCAGTTAGCAATAGCAAATAAGAGTGTTGGTGGTGGTGTTATTGTGGTTCTtgcagaaaaagaaaaggaggaaaTGGAAATGGATATAGCAAGACTAGAATTTGATTTCATGGGGACTTCTGTAATATGTAGAAGTGGCAGTCCTCTTATACTGGCCGATCTAAAGAAG GTTTCAGTTTCAAAGGCACGCGCAATCATTGTATTAGCTTCAGATGAAAATGCTGATCAG AGTGATGCACGAGCTTTGAGAGTTGTTCTCAGCCTCACAGGTGTAAAGGAAGGCTTAAGAGGCCATGTTGTTGTGGAGATGAGTGATCTTGATAATGAACCCCTAGTGAAACTTGTTGGTGGAGAACTCATTGAAACAGTTGTTGCACATGATGTAATCGGACGCTTGATGATTCAGTGTGCTCTACAACCTGGCCTTGCCCAG ATATGGGAGGACATACTGGGATTTGAGAATGCAGAGTTCTACATCAAAAGGTGGCCTGAATTGAATGGTTTTTGCTTCAGAGATGTATTACTTTCATTTCCTGAAGCAGTACCATGTGGGATTAAGGTTGCAGCAGATGGGGGGAAGATTGTCATAAATCCGGATGATAATTATGTTCTGAGAGATGGGGATGAAGTCCTTGTCATAGCGGAGGACGATGACACATATGCTCCAGGTCCTCTTCAAGAG GTACGGAAGGGCTTCTACCCTAGGAAATCTGATCCACCTAAGTTTCCCGAGAAGATATTATTCTGTGGCTGGCGCCGTGATATTGATGATATGATCATG GTTTTGGAAGCATTCTTGGCTCCTGGTTCGGAACTCTGGATGTTCAATGAGGTTcctgaaaaagaaagagagaataaGCTCATTGATGGAGGACTTGATGTTTCTGCGCTAGTGAACATAAAGCTGGTCCACAGGGAGGGAAATGCTGTCATTAGGCGGCACCTGGAGTCTCTTCCATTGGAGACTTTTGATTCT ATGAATCAGTGGAGGACTCTGTTGCCCATTCTGACTCGAGATCTTTAG